A window of the Candidatus Microthrix parvicella Bio17-1 genome harbors these coding sequences:
- a CDS encoding VOC family protein, producing MNPKLTHFAINADDVDATQAFYRAVFGWQFQDYGPPGFVQILDASGSAPIGAIQQRRQLLDDEPTRGFECTFGVDDVEAVRERVLAAGGRILMEKFTISKVGTLIAFEDPGGNPALAMEYDDDAE from the coding sequence ATGAACCCGAAACTGACCCACTTCGCGATCAACGCCGATGATGTCGATGCCACCCAGGCGTTCTACAGAGCGGTCTTCGGCTGGCAGTTCCAGGACTATGGGCCCCCAGGATTCGTGCAGATCCTGGATGCTTCCGGCTCGGCCCCAATTGGGGCGATTCAGCAGCGCCGTCAGCTTCTCGACGATGAACCGACCCGCGGGTTTGAGTGCACCTTCGGCGTCGACGACGTGGAGGCGGTCCGCGAACGGGTGCTGGCGGCCGGAGGCAGAATCTTGATGGAGAAGTTCACGATCTCGAAGGTGGGAACCCTTATCGCGTTCGAGGACCCGGGCGGCAACCCCGCCCTTGCCATGGAGTATGACGACGATGCCGAGTAG
- a CDS encoding RNA polymerase sigma factor, whose protein sequence is MPERIASQLLDSPAPTVSVPDGSNQVWPELFLAGGPAYDAAVRRLHALMTKAAHHQVAYMSPDLPVIGGVRVDEIVKQAADEATVAALGKLASFEGRSRFTTWAYKFGILYASNEVRRNMWRHREVNLDNLPEFAGAFTSPEQHVEHLEFARAVETAIETVLTPHQRKVAVALLVEGVPIDVLAERMGTNRNALYKTVFEARARLRAHLTAAGYFGGPIAEQVTS, encoded by the coding sequence GTGCCTGAACGCATTGCCAGCCAACTCCTCGACTCGCCTGCACCAACCGTGTCGGTGCCCGACGGTTCCAATCAGGTGTGGCCCGAGTTGTTCCTCGCCGGAGGACCTGCCTACGACGCGGCGGTGCGGCGGCTGCACGCATTGATGACCAAGGCGGCCCATCACCAGGTGGCCTACATGTCGCCGGACCTTCCGGTCATCGGAGGCGTCCGGGTGGACGAGATCGTCAAGCAGGCGGCGGACGAGGCGACCGTCGCGGCCCTCGGCAAGCTCGCCTCGTTCGAGGGGCGGAGCCGGTTCACGACGTGGGCCTACAAGTTCGGCATCCTGTATGCCTCCAACGAAGTGCGTCGCAACATGTGGCGCCATCGTGAGGTCAACCTCGACAACCTGCCCGAGTTTGCCGGTGCATTCACCTCCCCCGAACAACACGTCGAGCACCTCGAGTTCGCCCGAGCCGTGGAGACCGCCATCGAGACGGTTCTCACCCCGCACCAACGCAAAGTGGCCGTCGCCCTGCTGGTCGAGGGGGTCCCTATCGACGTCCTTGCCGAACGGATGGGCACCAACCGAAATGCTCTCTACAAAACCGTCTTCGAAGCCCGGGCCCGTCTTCGGGCCCACCTCACCGCAGCAGGCTACTTCGGCGGGCCGATCGCAGAGCAGGTGACCTCATGA
- a CDS encoding helix-turn-helix transcriptional regulator yields MMSDSRHVPPRVRSYSITHPPGRVALPTQPGWDYLVFAHLGLFTAITEAQAWTIPTHTALCVPDGTHVRIETARRTTIRCLYVDERLDALGDDVRVVNLTTLTRELLGHAISTAPMNLEVPADHATITLLADRLASTVNAPLHLPLPVDPVARVVASSIMADPAVVLDDLGRAVGASRRTIERRFKSETRMSLGQWRRRARVLAAVSLLSQGDSVTRVAVTVGYSSPSSFVAAFRSELGSAPRQFMQS; encoded by the coding sequence ATGATGTCGGATTCTCGCCACGTACCACCTCGGGTGCGCAGCTACTCGATCACCCATCCCCCCGGACGCGTCGCGCTTCCAACGCAACCCGGTTGGGACTATCTCGTCTTTGCCCACCTCGGGCTCTTCACCGCCATCACCGAGGCCCAAGCCTGGACCATCCCGACCCACACGGCCCTGTGTGTCCCCGATGGGACCCATGTGCGGATCGAGACAGCACGTCGAACTACAATCAGGTGCCTCTACGTCGACGAACGACTCGATGCTCTTGGCGATGATGTTCGGGTCGTCAACCTGACCACGCTGACACGCGAACTGCTTGGTCATGCCATTTCGACGGCCCCCATGAACCTTGAAGTCCCAGCGGACCACGCGACGATCACCCTGCTGGCTGATCGGCTGGCGAGCACCGTTAACGCGCCACTGCACCTGCCGCTCCCAGTCGACCCGGTAGCCCGTGTCGTCGCATCATCGATCATGGCGGACCCGGCGGTGGTTCTGGACGATCTGGGACGAGCTGTCGGTGCCAGTCGGAGAACGATCGAGAGGCGCTTCAAGTCAGAGACACGCATGAGCCTTGGCCAGTGGCGTCGACGGGCCCGCGTGCTCGCTGCCGTGTCTCTGCTCTCCCAAGGCGACAGCGTGACGCGAGTCGCCGTCACCGTCGGCTATTCCTCCCCCAGTTCCTTCGTCGCAGCGTTTCGATCCGAGCTTGGGTCGGCACCCCGACAATTCATGCAGAGCTAG